A window of the Synechococcus sp. JA-3-3Ab genome harbors these coding sequences:
- a CDS encoding tetratricopeptide repeat protein, with protein sequence MPQSKPDEPFVRKVFKALVLVVGAAMFLSFSFGPILQALGPSDSQDTANLVTEQLRAQADGYRAVLEREPDNPIALRGLIDTQLQLNEPQGAIEPLKKLVELEPENRQLRAFLAQIQQDTGDLEGALEQLQILHEKDPKDSQVLQELADVQLALGRPSQAIELLENYLKEVPEDNDVRLRLAFIYVRNNQTEKAVALYDEMIAADPSDFAPVLGKAIALTSATDENLRAKAPELFEQAARLAPPKVREEIRQQAKLYAQRNQP encoded by the coding sequence ATGCCTCAGTCCAAACCTGACGAACCTTTCGTCCGCAAGGTCTTCAAAGCGCTGGTGCTGGTGGTCGGCGCAGCGATGTTCCTAAGCTTCTCCTTTGGCCCCATCCTCCAGGCGCTGGGGCCTTCGGACTCGCAAGACACCGCCAACTTGGTTACTGAGCAACTGCGGGCCCAGGCGGACGGCTACCGGGCTGTGCTGGAACGGGAGCCGGATAACCCCATCGCCCTGCGGGGGTTGATCGACACGCAACTGCAGCTCAACGAGCCGCAAGGGGCCATCGAGCCGCTGAAGAAGCTGGTGGAACTGGAGCCGGAAAATCGGCAACTGCGAGCTTTTTTGGCCCAGATTCAGCAAGATACAGGGGATCTGGAAGGGGCATTAGAGCAGCTCCAGATCCTTCACGAGAAGGATCCCAAAGATAGCCAAGTCCTGCAGGAGCTGGCCGACGTTCAACTAGCGCTGGGCCGCCCTTCTCAAGCCATTGAACTACTGGAGAACTATCTGAAGGAAGTCCCGGAAGATAACGATGTCCGTCTGCGCTTGGCCTTTATCTACGTCCGCAATAACCAGACGGAAAAGGCTGTCGCCCTCTACGACGAGATGATTGCGGCAGATCCCAGCGACTTTGCGCCCGTGTTGGGCAAAGCAATAGCCCTTACCTCCGCCACCGATGAAAACCTACGGGCAAAAGCCCCGGAGCTATTTGAGCAAGCAGCCCGCCTGGCCCCACCCAAGGTGCGGGAGGAAATCCGGCAACAGGCCAAGCTGTATGCCCAAAGAAACCAGCCTTAG
- a CDS encoding pentapeptide repeat-containing protein encodes MPSTLCILLGILLGATLLLWGLWGSPAGGQTRLNFSNADLQGQDLSGQDWRGSSFVSANLQGADLQGANLAGVAFTKANLAGANLAGADLSNSLLDLANLAGADLRGANLRGAIAARAVWDGAQIAGADFSDAYVDRAALRQLCQRAEGSHPITGVSTRASLGCP; translated from the coding sequence ATGCCGTCAACACTTTGCATCCTTCTAGGGATCCTGCTGGGGGCAACGCTGCTGCTGTGGGGCCTGTGGGGATCCCCGGCGGGTGGCCAGACCCGTCTCAACTTCAGCAACGCCGATCTGCAGGGGCAGGATCTGTCGGGTCAGGACTGGCGGGGCAGTAGCTTTGTCAGCGCCAACCTGCAGGGCGCCGACTTGCAGGGGGCCAACCTGGCCGGCGTGGCCTTCACCAAGGCCAACCTGGCAGGAGCCAACCTGGCGGGGGCAGATCTCAGCAACAGCCTGCTGGATCTGGCCAACCTAGCGGGCGCCGATCTCAGGGGGGCCAACCTCAGGGGGGCAATCGCCGCGCGGGCCGTTTGGGATGGGGCGCAGATTGCCGGCGCCGACTTTAGCGACGCCTACGTGGATCGGGCAGCCCTGCGGCAACTGTGCCAGCGAGCAGAGGGATCCCATCCCATAACCGGGGTTTCCACCCGCGCGAGTCTGGGCTGTCCTTGA
- the gndA gene encoding NADP-dependent phosphogluconate dehydrogenase has translation MSKPSFAVIGLAVMGENLALNVERNGFPVVVYNRTRAKTEQFIQGRAQGKQITPAYSLPELVQLMERPRKILIMVKAGPPVDAIIDELKPLLEPGDILIDGGNSLYSDTDRRAEVLEASGIHFVGMGVSGGEEGALNGPSLMPGGSLEAYRQLEPILTKIAAQVPDGPCVTYLGPKGGGHYVKMVHNGIEYGDMQLIAEAYDLMRRGLKLSAPQMQEIFQAWNETELESFLIEITAKILGTLDPETGKPLVDLILDKAGQKGTGLWTVKDALDLGVPVPTIEAAVQARILSSMKEERVAASQQLPGPGTTLEGDPDSFLQDLRAALYCSKICSYAQGMALLRQATVAHGYVYTFSEIPRIWKGGCIIRARLLGKIQSAYQRDPELVNLLLDEEFKRAIQERQGSWRRVVATAAALGIPIPAISASLAYYDSYRTAELPQNLTQAQRDFFGAHTFERIDRPGVFHHAWNA, from the coding sequence ATGAGCAAGCCCAGCTTCGCGGTCATTGGCCTAGCGGTAATGGGGGAAAACCTGGCCCTCAACGTCGAGCGCAATGGCTTTCCGGTTGTCGTCTACAACCGAACTCGCGCCAAAACCGAGCAGTTTATCCAAGGGAGGGCCCAAGGCAAGCAGATTACCCCCGCCTACAGCTTGCCGGAATTGGTGCAACTGATGGAGCGGCCCCGCAAAATCTTGATCATGGTTAAGGCAGGCCCGCCGGTGGATGCCATCATCGACGAGCTTAAGCCCCTGCTGGAGCCAGGCGACATCCTCATCGATGGCGGCAACTCCCTCTACAGCGACACCGACCGGCGCGCCGAGGTCCTAGAAGCCAGCGGGATCCACTTTGTCGGCATGGGGGTGAGCGGCGGGGAAGAAGGTGCCCTCAACGGCCCCAGCCTCATGCCCGGCGGCAGCTTGGAAGCCTATCGGCAACTGGAGCCCATCCTCACCAAAATTGCCGCTCAAGTGCCCGATGGCCCCTGCGTCACCTACCTGGGGCCTAAAGGGGGTGGGCACTACGTGAAGATGGTGCACAACGGCATCGAATACGGCGACATGCAACTGATTGCCGAGGCCTACGACCTCATGCGCAGGGGGCTGAAGCTGTCAGCCCCCCAGATGCAGGAGATCTTCCAGGCCTGGAACGAGACGGAGCTGGAGTCGTTTTTGATTGAGATTACCGCCAAGATCTTGGGGACGCTGGATCCGGAGACGGGCAAGCCGCTGGTGGATCTCATTTTGGACAAGGCGGGGCAGAAGGGCACGGGCCTGTGGACGGTCAAGGACGCCCTGGATCTTGGGGTGCCGGTGCCCACCATTGAGGCGGCAGTGCAGGCTCGCATCCTCTCGTCGATGAAAGAGGAACGGGTGGCCGCCTCCCAGCAGTTGCCAGGGCCAGGAACAACCTTGGAAGGGGATCCCGACAGCTTCCTTCAGGATCTGCGCGCCGCCCTCTACTGTTCCAAGATCTGCTCCTATGCCCAGGGGATGGCCCTGCTCAGGCAAGCCACCGTTGCCCACGGCTATGTGTACACCTTCAGCGAGATCCCTCGCATTTGGAAGGGGGGCTGTATCATCCGCGCCCGCCTCCTGGGCAAAATCCAGTCGGCCTACCAAAGGGATCCGGAGCTAGTCAACCTCCTTTTGGATGAGGAGTTTAAGCGGGCCATCCAGGAACGGCAGGGATCCTGGCGGCGAGTGGTGGCCACTGCAGCAGCCTTGGGGATCCCGATCCCGGCCATCAGCGCCTCCCTGGCCTACTACGACAGCTACCGCACCGCCGAGCTGCCCCAGAACCTCACCCAGGCCCAGCGGGATTTCTTCGGCGCCCACACCTTTGAGCGCATCGACAGGCCGGGGGTTTTCCACCACGCCTGGAACGCCTAG
- the larC gene encoding nickel pincer cofactor biosynthesis protein LarC codes for MKVAYFDCAAGIAGDMCLGALLDCGLPLEYLNQQLQALGLEGEYSLQVCRVQRCGQPALQAVVEVLDESPPARPWREIQALIAGSRLAPAVKARSLKVFEKLAQAEAKVHQVPLETVHFHEVGAVDALVDIVGTCVGLDWLQVERVISSPHPIGGGWVDTEHGKLAVPVPAVIELWEMGRVPVFSNGVEAELVTPTGAALAVALAEAFGPCPPLRLEKVGRGAGSRELPIPNIFRLWIGQSQGEEPTEIVSVLQTQIDDLNPQVIAYTCEQLLALGAWDVFTQPITMKQGRPGVLLTVICPPERVPECQDFIFRETTTLGIRHSQQQRTVLERRIERVETPYGLVDIKVACRHGHIVNAQPEFRDCVARAQEFRVPVQTVWLAAQAAWQKRLQGDPA; via the coding sequence ATGAAAGTAGCTTACTTTGACTGCGCGGCGGGCATTGCCGGCGACATGTGTCTGGGGGCGCTGCTGGATTGCGGGCTGCCCCTAGAGTATCTCAACCAGCAGCTCCAGGCGCTGGGCCTCGAAGGAGAATACAGCCTACAAGTATGCCGGGTGCAGCGGTGCGGCCAGCCGGCTCTGCAAGCGGTGGTGGAGGTGTTGGACGAGTCCCCGCCCGCCCGCCCCTGGAGGGAGATCCAGGCTTTGATTGCCGGATCCCGGCTGGCCCCCGCAGTCAAGGCCCGCAGCCTCAAGGTTTTCGAGAAGCTGGCCCAGGCAGAGGCAAAAGTTCATCAGGTGCCCCTGGAAACAGTGCATTTCCACGAGGTGGGGGCCGTCGATGCCCTGGTGGATATCGTCGGCACCTGTGTTGGTCTCGATTGGCTGCAGGTGGAGCGGGTGATCTCTTCTCCCCACCCCATTGGCGGCGGCTGGGTGGACACTGAGCACGGCAAGCTGGCCGTGCCCGTGCCGGCGGTGATTGAGCTGTGGGAAATGGGGCGTGTGCCAGTGTTCAGCAACGGCGTGGAAGCCGAGCTGGTTACCCCCACCGGGGCAGCCTTGGCGGTGGCGCTGGCAGAAGCGTTTGGGCCCTGTCCGCCGCTGCGGTTGGAAAAAGTGGGGCGTGGGGCCGGCAGCCGCGAGCTGCCCATTCCCAACATCTTTCGTCTCTGGATTGGCCAGTCCCAGGGGGAAGAGCCGACCGAGATCGTCTCGGTGTTGCAAACTCAGATTGACGACCTCAACCCTCAAGTGATTGCCTATACCTGCGAGCAGTTGCTGGCCCTAGGTGCCTGGGACGTGTTTACCCAGCCCATCACCATGAAGCAAGGGCGGCCGGGAGTGTTACTGACGGTGATCTGCCCGCCGGAGCGGGTGCCGGAGTGCCAAGATTTCATCTTCCGGGAAACCACCACCCTGGGCATCCGCCACTCCCAGCAGCAGCGCACCGTCCTGGAGCGAAGGATCGAGCGGGTGGAAACCCCCTACGGCCTGGTGGACATCAAGGTGGCCTGCCGCCACGGCCACATCGTCAACGCCCAGCCGGAGTTTCGCGACTGTGTGGCCCGCGCCCAAGAGTTCCGCGTGCCGGTCCAGACGGTGTGGCTGGCAGCCCAAGCGGCCTGGCAAAAGCGGCTGCAGGGGGATCCCGCCTAA
- a CDS encoding STAS domain-containing protein, which yields MNVSTRLSPKGSLVALVKLPAGQLERALVQKELSQILAKKPKHLLLDLSQVTQIDSRGVSALVWARRACAAADCHLKLCGLGEKAKTVLKVTRLDSLFKTYPSVEAALKDLSDA from the coding sequence GTGAATGTTTCCACCCGGCTCAGCCCCAAGGGATCCCTTGTCGCCCTCGTCAAGCTTCCTGCAGGACAGCTGGAGCGTGCTTTGGTGCAGAAAGAGCTGAGTCAGATTCTCGCCAAGAAACCCAAGCACCTCTTACTGGATCTGAGCCAGGTCACGCAGATCGACAGCAGGGGGGTTTCGGCTTTGGTGTGGGCAAGACGCGCCTGCGCCGCCGCCGACTGTCATCTCAAGCTCTGCGGTTTAGGAGAGAAAGCCAAGACAGTTCTCAAGGTTACCCGTCTGGACTCTCTTTTCAAGACTTATCCGTCGGTGGAAGCGGCCCTCAAGGATCTCTCTGACGCCTGA
- a CDS encoding glycosyltransferase family 2 protein — MDTHGIPDWLGDAAALGLLALQMPMAAVLLARLLPSLWRPSPLPPGQAGIPFPTGLVSVLLPTLNEAERLDPCLEGLHRQGAVVREVLVVDSRSQDGTREKVLQMAARDPRFRLVTDDPLPSGWVGRPWALHYGFLQSDPASEWILGIDADTRPQPGLVERLLETAQAKKLDLITLAPQFILQHWGEGWLQPALLTTLIYRYGAAGETPHLPERTMANGQCMLVRRSVLEAMNGYTLARASFCDDVTLVRQIAAAGFKVAFCDGRHLLKVRMYTSLAETWREWGRSLDLKDATPRAQLWGDMALLVLTQGIPLLAVGGLGIKAGLGFPFSLTEQVLLGLNLGLLALRLGVLMGIRGSYQDPPWTFWASPLADPLAVLRVILSALSRPRSWRGRTY; from the coding sequence ATGGATACGCACGGGATCCCGGATTGGTTGGGGGATGCGGCTGCCCTGGGTTTGTTGGCCCTGCAGATGCCGATGGCGGCGGTGTTGCTGGCGCGGCTGCTGCCCTCTTTGTGGCGCCCTTCCCCTCTGCCCCCTGGCCAAGCGGGGATCCCCTTCCCGACGGGCCTGGTCAGCGTCTTGCTGCCCACCCTCAACGAGGCCGAGCGCCTGGATCCCTGTCTGGAAGGGCTGCACCGCCAGGGAGCGGTTGTGCGCGAAGTTCTGGTGGTGGATAGCCGCTCCCAGGATGGCACCCGCGAAAAAGTGCTGCAAATGGCCGCGCGGGATCCCCGCTTTCGCCTCGTTACCGACGATCCCCTGCCCAGCGGCTGGGTCGGTCGCCCTTGGGCGTTGCACTATGGATTTCTCCAGTCGGATCCCGCCTCTGAGTGGATCTTGGGCATTGATGCCGACACCCGCCCCCAGCCGGGCCTGGTGGAGCGGCTGCTGGAAACTGCCCAGGCCAAAAAGCTGGATCTCATCACCCTGGCGCCGCAGTTTATCCTGCAGCACTGGGGGGAAGGCTGGCTGCAGCCAGCTCTTTTGACAACCCTGATCTACCGCTATGGGGCGGCAGGGGAGACTCCCCACTTGCCGGAGCGGACGATGGCCAATGGGCAGTGTATGTTGGTGCGCCGCTCGGTGCTGGAAGCCATGAACGGCTATACCCTGGCGCGGGCCTCCTTTTGCGACGATGTCACCTTGGTGCGGCAGATCGCGGCAGCCGGCTTTAAAGTAGCTTTTTGCGACGGTCGGCACCTGCTCAAGGTGCGCATGTACACCTCTTTGGCCGAAACTTGGCGGGAGTGGGGCCGATCCCTGGATTTGAAAGACGCCACCCCCAGGGCCCAACTGTGGGGGGATATGGCCCTGCTGGTGCTTACCCAAGGGATCCCACTCTTGGCAGTGGGGGGGCTGGGGATCAAGGCCGGGCTGGGGTTCCCCTTTTCCCTAACAGAGCAAGTGTTGTTGGGGCTCAACCTGGGCTTGCTGGCCCTGCGACTGGGGGTGCTGATGGGCATTCGCGGCTCTTATCAGGATCCCCCCTGGACGTTTTGGGCTTCGCCGCTGGCGGATCCCTTGGCTGTCCTGCGGGTGATCTTGTCAGCCCTCAGCCGCCCCCGCTCTTGGCGCGGGCGCACCTACTAG
- a CDS encoding ABC transporter ATP-binding protein/permease has product MESQAAQFNFDRQLWDRFISVAQPYFYPRVRYGGWIFFGLLAASMVFVVALMFFVEIGVTLVGQALFPEFFRTLAAGLVEQTERNLASPVLWVAAASLALSSLAFGLVWRQICRRWLQWVLLTFLLFLSLTVNRLNVMISFIFRFIDTALQQKEESTFWQFLIIYGVLIISAIPILVIYRYTRLKLALFWREWLTDYFLDRYFDRRAYYELDSNAANTEIDNPDQRISEDVRSFTGTTLSFLLDILDSILTLYAFTGILYSISRPLAVGLVIYATIGTGIAILAGRKLIKINFDQLRYEADFRYSLVHVRDNAESIAFYQGEDLELRQILNRFAAALRNFNLLIIWQAIIDIFQYAYNYFTRIVPYVIVAPLYFSGVRDFGTITQATIAFSQVLSALSIVANQIQSISSFAAGINRLGSFYEALENPALRQLRPRESTIQTRIAPQLALQQVTLLTPNSERTLVRDLSLTLEAGQRLLIVGASGSGKSSLLRAIAGLWNNGQGSIARPDTTEMLFLPQKPYMLLGSLRDQLLYPGRRRDLSDADLLRVLAQVNLADLPERVGGFDVEKDWASTLSLGEQQRLAFARILITQPRYAILDEATSALDVANEKLLYLQLQHLNTTYVSVGHRPTLLAYHDLVLELQGNAAWKLWSAADYGARLALAG; this is encoded by the coding sequence ATGGAATCCCAAGCCGCCCAATTTAACTTCGACCGCCAACTCTGGGATCGCTTTATCAGCGTAGCGCAACCCTACTTCTACCCGCGGGTGCGCTACGGGGGCTGGATCTTCTTCGGCTTGCTAGCAGCATCCATGGTGTTTGTGGTTGCCCTCATGTTTTTTGTCGAGATTGGGGTAACCCTGGTTGGACAGGCTCTTTTTCCAGAGTTCTTCCGCACCCTAGCAGCAGGCTTGGTCGAGCAAACAGAGAGGAATTTAGCCTCGCCGGTGCTATGGGTGGCCGCAGCCAGTTTGGCCCTGAGCAGCCTGGCCTTTGGGCTGGTGTGGCGCCAGATTTGCCGCCGTTGGCTGCAATGGGTGCTGCTGACCTTTTTGCTGTTCCTGTCGCTAACGGTAAACCGGCTGAACGTGATGATCAGCTTTATCTTCCGGTTTATCGACACGGCTCTGCAGCAAAAAGAAGAGAGCACCTTCTGGCAATTTTTGATCATCTATGGCGTGCTGATCATCTCCGCCATCCCCATTTTGGTTATTTACCGATATACACGGCTAAAGCTGGCCCTGTTTTGGCGGGAATGGCTGACCGACTACTTTCTGGATCGCTACTTTGATCGGCGGGCCTACTACGAGCTGGATTCCAACGCCGCTAACACAGAGATCGATAACCCTGACCAGCGCATCTCGGAAGATGTACGCTCCTTTACCGGCACCACTCTTTCTTTTTTGTTGGATATTCTTGACTCCATCCTCACCCTCTACGCCTTTACTGGGATTCTCTACAGCATTTCCCGCCCCCTAGCGGTGGGGCTGGTTATCTATGCTACCATCGGCACCGGGATCGCCATTTTGGCCGGCCGCAAGCTGATTAAAATTAACTTCGATCAACTGCGCTACGAGGCCGACTTCCGCTACAGCCTAGTCCACGTGCGGGACAACGCCGAGTCCATTGCTTTTTACCAAGGGGAAGACCTGGAGCTGAGACAGATCTTGAACCGCTTTGCTGCCGCCTTGCGCAACTTTAATTTGCTGATCATCTGGCAGGCCATTATCGACATTTTTCAGTACGCCTATAACTATTTCACTCGCATTGTGCCCTACGTAATTGTGGCCCCCCTTTACTTTAGCGGCGTGCGCGATTTCGGCACCATTACCCAGGCTACCATCGCCTTTAGCCAGGTGCTGAGCGCCCTTTCGATTGTGGCCAACCAGATCCAGAGCATCTCCAGCTTTGCCGCCGGGATCAACCGCCTGGGATCCTTTTACGAAGCTTTGGAGAATCCTGCCCTGCGCCAGCTGCGCCCTCGAGAAAGTACCATCCAAACCCGCATTGCTCCCCAACTGGCCCTGCAGCAGGTGACTTTGCTAACGCCTAATTCGGAACGAACCCTGGTGCGGGATTTGTCCTTGACTTTAGAGGCGGGCCAACGGCTGCTGATTGTGGGAGCCAGCGGCAGCGGCAAGAGCTCCCTCCTGCGGGCCATTGCCGGCCTGTGGAACAACGGCCAGGGATCCATTGCCCGCCCCGATACCACCGAGATGCTCTTCCTGCCGCAAAAGCCCTACATGCTGCTGGGATCCCTGCGGGATCAACTGCTCTACCCGGGCCGCCGCCGGGATCTTAGCGACGCAGATCTCCTCCGGGTTTTGGCCCAGGTGAACCTGGCCGATTTGCCGGAGCGGGTGGGCGGCTTCGACGTGGAGAAAGATTGGGCTAGCACCCTCTCTTTGGGCGAACAGCAGCGCTTGGCCTTTGCCCGCATTTTGATTACTCAGCCCCGCTACGCCATTTTGGACGAGGCCACCAGCGCCCTGGATGTGGCCAACGAAAAGCTGCTCTACCTGCAACTGCAGCACCTCAACACCACCTACGTCAGTGTCGGCCACCGACCCACTCTCCTGGCCTACCACGATCTGGTCTTGGAGCTGCAGGGCAACGCTGCTTGGAAGCTCTGGTCGGCGGCAGACTACGGCGCCCGCCTGGCGCTGGCCGGCTAG
- a CDS encoding NADPH-dependent assimilatory sulfite reductase hemoprotein subunit: MTSSATSEARRSKVEHIKAESNFLRDPLQQELAQDTTHFSEAAVQVLKFHGVYQQDDRDLRQQRKQEGLERAYQMMLRTRIPGGHVPPQFYLTLDRLADEYGNGTLRATTRQTLQLHGILKKNLKATVASIIRQMGSTLAACGDVNRNITAPAAPYKNRPAYRYAQEYARKLADLLAPKTSAYYELWVDGEAVPIPPVDAEVREAEQFVGNGVRLEGPEPLYGPVYLPRKFKTAIAVAGENTVDVYSQDLGLIVLTDRKGNLKGFNIVVGGGMGRTHGKEETQPLLAQKLCFAPPEAVYRICQAVLAVQRDHGNRYDRKQARLKYLVRDWGIRKFRRVVEQYLGEKLLPFRRMPKFVPNSDDYLGWHEQGDGRWFLGLSIENGRIQDTPERQLKTALRKIVEEFSLHLRLTPTQDVIFIDIEEGQREAINQILKSHGVLSKEEIPELVRLSMACPALPTCGLAITESERALPTLIRQLDQVLRELDLQDSPFLVRMTGCPNGCARPYLAELGLVGSAPDHYQIWLGASPQGDRLAQPFQDRVHISQIVPLMRILLQLYKQERHPQERFGDYCHRVGIPYLQAQVQRLQQVQS; this comes from the coding sequence ATGACCTCCTCTGCCACCTCCGAAGCCAGGCGCTCCAAAGTAGAGCACATCAAGGCTGAAAGCAACTTTCTGCGGGATCCCTTGCAGCAGGAGTTGGCCCAAGACACCACCCACTTCAGCGAAGCGGCGGTGCAGGTGCTCAAGTTCCACGGTGTCTACCAGCAGGACGACCGGGATCTGCGGCAGCAGCGAAAGCAGGAGGGACTGGAGCGGGCCTACCAGATGATGCTGCGCACCCGCATTCCGGGGGGGCATGTGCCGCCACAGTTCTATTTGACCCTGGATCGGCTGGCCGATGAGTACGGCAACGGCACCTTGCGCGCCACCACCCGACAAACCTTGCAATTACACGGGATCCTGAAGAAAAATCTCAAGGCCACAGTGGCCAGCATTATTCGGCAGATGGGATCCACCCTGGCTGCCTGTGGAGATGTCAACCGCAACATCACGGCGCCGGCTGCCCCCTACAAGAACCGGCCTGCCTACCGCTATGCCCAGGAGTATGCGCGCAAACTGGCAGATCTCCTGGCGCCGAAGACTTCTGCCTACTACGAGCTGTGGGTGGATGGGGAGGCGGTTCCCATCCCGCCGGTGGATGCGGAAGTCCGGGAAGCGGAGCAGTTTGTCGGCAACGGGGTGAGGCTGGAGGGGCCAGAACCTCTGTATGGCCCGGTCTATTTGCCCCGCAAGTTCAAGACGGCCATCGCCGTAGCTGGGGAGAACACCGTCGATGTGTACTCCCAAGACCTGGGTTTGATCGTGCTCACCGACCGCAAGGGCAACCTCAAGGGCTTCAACATCGTGGTGGGCGGCGGCATGGGGCGCACCCACGGCAAGGAGGAGACCCAACCCCTTTTGGCCCAGAAACTCTGCTTTGCCCCGCCGGAAGCGGTGTACCGGATTTGCCAGGCGGTTTTGGCGGTGCAGCGGGATCACGGCAACCGCTACGACCGCAAGCAGGCGCGGCTGAAGTATCTGGTGCGCGACTGGGGGATCCGCAAGTTTCGCCGCGTGGTCGAGCAGTACCTGGGGGAAAAGCTATTGCCCTTCCGACGGATGCCCAAGTTTGTCCCCAATAGCGACGACTACCTGGGCTGGCACGAGCAGGGGGATGGCCGTTGGTTTTTGGGCCTCTCCATTGAAAATGGCCGCATCCAGGATACGCCGGAGCGGCAGCTGAAAACGGCCCTGCGCAAGATTGTGGAGGAATTTTCCCTGCACCTGCGGCTTACCCCCACGCAGGACGTGATCTTCATCGACATCGAGGAGGGCCAGCGAGAGGCCATTAACCAGATCCTCAAGTCCCACGGGGTGCTCTCCAAAGAGGAGATCCCGGAGCTGGTGCGGCTTTCCATGGCCTGTCCGGCGCTGCCCACCTGTGGCTTGGCCATTACCGAGTCGGAGCGGGCCCTGCCCACCCTGATCCGCCAGTTGGATCAGGTGTTGCGGGAGCTAGATCTGCAGGATTCGCCCTTTTTGGTGCGCATGACCGGCTGTCCCAATGGCTGTGCCCGCCCCTACTTGGCAGAGCTGGGACTGGTGGGATCCGCTCCCGATCACTACCAGATTTGGCTGGGGGCCAGCCCGCAAGGGGATCGCCTGGCTCAGCCGTTTCAGGATCGGGTGCACATCAGCCAAATTGTGCCTTTGATGAGGATTCTCCTGCAGCTCTACAAACAGGAGCGCCACCCCCAAGAGCGCTTTGGCGACTACTGCCACCGGGTGGGGATCCCCTACCTACAGGCCCAGGTGCAGCGGCTCCAGCAGGTTCAAAGCTAA
- a CDS encoding DNA adenine methylase, whose amino-acid sequence MSDLLLPRPFLKWAGGKTQLTDALLERMPVYFRTYHEPFVGSGALFFRLYRECKIKQAILSDINAELIDTYLAIRDHVWEVIQLLSEFPHNESFYYQIREKDPWSMGLVGRAARMIYLNKTGYNGLYRVNRQGKFNVPFGRYKAPKYLDKDNLLAASLALQNVEILCVPFDTVVERAKPGDWVYFDPPYVPVSQTSNFTSYHASGFGLEDQERLRDICIDLSKNKVYIMLSNSDTAIIRSLYAMPFFAIDEVQANRAINCKGTKRGKITELVITNYPVERAVQLGLLDQGLPYLRATQHSLAPAVTPLRFAGQVRS is encoded by the coding sequence ATGAGCGATTTGCTTCTTCCGCGACCTTTTCTAAAATGGGCCGGTGGCAAGACACAACTGACAGACGCCCTATTAGAGCGGATGCCGGTCTATTTCAGAACTTACCACGAGCCTTTTGTTGGGAGTGGCGCGCTTTTCTTTCGCCTGTATAGAGAATGCAAAATCAAACAGGCGATCCTTTCCGATATCAACGCTGAGCTGATAGATACTTACCTGGCTATTCGCGATCATGTTTGGGAAGTTATTCAACTACTCTCCGAATTTCCACACAATGAAAGTTTTTATTACCAGATTCGAGAGAAAGATCCTTGGTCAATGGGTCTTGTAGGACGAGCAGCGCGCATGATTTACCTGAACAAGACAGGCTATAATGGTTTGTATCGCGTCAATCGGCAAGGAAAGTTCAATGTTCCTTTTGGGCGATATAAAGCTCCAAAGTATCTAGACAAGGACAATCTTTTAGCTGCATCCCTTGCTCTACAAAATGTTGAAATTTTGTGCGTGCCATTTGATACGGTTGTTGAGAGGGCCAAGCCAGGCGACTGGGTGTATTTCGACCCGCCTTACGTTCCTGTCTCGCAAACATCAAACTTTACCTCCTATCATGCCAGTGGCTTCGGCCTAGAGGATCAAGAGCGATTACGAGACATTTGCATTGACTTAAGCAAGAATAAGGTGTACATCATGCTTTCTAATTCTGACACCGCAATCATTCGCTCTTTGTACGCTATGCCCTTCTTTGCTATTGATGAAGTTCAAGCAAACCGGGCTATCAACTGCAAGGGGACAAAACGAGGCAAAATCACGGAGCTAGTGATCACAAACTACCCTGTTGAAAGAGCGGTGCAGCTAGGCTTACTCGATCAGGGGTTGCCTTATTTGAGGGCCACCCAACACTCGCTTGCGCCTGCTGTCACTCCGCTGCGCTTCGCGGGGCAGGTGAGATCCTGA
- a CDS encoding PD-(D/E)XK nuclease superfamily protein, with the protein MWGQQRYIDVVISDEKSGKRLGVECKFQATSGTAEEKIPATIQDMEHWPIPGIEVIDGEGFSKNMQG; encoded by the coding sequence CTGTGGGGGCAACAGCGGTATATTGATGTGGTCATTAGCGATGAAAAAAGCGGCAAGCGACTGGGAGTGGAGTGTAAGTTTCAGGCGACGTCAGGCACAGCGGAAGAGAAGATCCCTGCAACCATTCAAGATATGGAGCACTGGCCTATTCCAGGGATCGAGGTAATTGACGGCGAAGGGTTTTCAAAGAACATGCAAGGATAA